The segment CGCAGGTGATGAGGAAATAGGCCCTGAGGCGGCATAGCTCCATATCAAGGCGCCGGCTGAGTCAATGCGGTAGAGCTTGTTGTCTCTCGAGGCGACGTACACCGTGTCGATTCCGCTCACCGCAGGAGCGGAAGAGATATCACCAGCCGTTGCGTAGCTCCACGAGAGCAGGCCCCCCCCGTCAATCACGCAGTACAGACGGTTGTCATCAGAACCCACGTACACCGTGTCGGTGCCTATGCCTATCGCAGGCGACGAAAAGATAGGCTCGGAGGCCGCGTAGCTCCACAATAATGAACCGACCGAGTTGAGACTGTAGAGCCGGTTGTCCTCTGACCCCACGTACACCGTGCCGGTGCCGCTCACCGCAGGCGAGGAGGATATGTCGCCGCCCGTCACATAGCTCCACAGCATGGCGCCGCCTGAGTCAATGCTGTAGAGGCAGTCGTCATCGGCACCGATGTTCACCGTGCCGGCGCTTATTGCCGCTGATGAGGAAACAGGCCCGGAGGCGGCATAGCTCCACAGCAATGCGCCGCCTGAGTCAATGCTGTAGAGTCGGGCGTCCTCGGCGCCCACATAGACGGCGCCTGAGGAACTCAACACGGGAGCGGAGGAAATCCCACCGCCTGCTCCGTAACTCCAACGTAGCGCAGGGATGAGAGGGCCTACGGCGGAGCTCTTACCCGTGCGTTGAGGGTCATTACGGAACATCGGCCACCAGCCGCTGGCGGGATAGACGCAGTGGAGAATGATGCACGAAACAATGAGTGCGAGGACAGTCAAACGACAGCGAGGAATTGACTTTTTCATGCGCCCCCCTCCTCTGCTTCGGCGCCTGAGAAACAAACGCTATCGAGTGTGGGAAGATTCCTGTAAGTTTCTGTTACTTTCAGATGTCACAAGGCAGCCCGCTTGACTTTGCCGCGCTTCTTTTGGTAGTATAATAAACACACCCATTTCATCTCCGCAACACCACTAAATAATCCATAAATCATCCATACTGAATGGGTGCCGGCATCCCGATTGATATTATGCATAACCGCTTTTATCTCAGTCCATTAAATCTCGGAATCCCCGAAGGGGCAGAAACGCACGGGCTTACCCGTGGGAGAATGAATAAGCGGCGAGATGGCATAACGGCATGTGGAACTTGACCCCTGCCCGCCGTCTCGGGCGCGGGGCGTATCTTGCGGATCATCATGTTACGTGCTATTTTTATAATGAGGGATGATACATCCCTGACGTTCTCAGCATGCGGAGAATCAGACGCCATGAAAAGGATTTTGGCGGCGGCCCAATTTACTCTCATCGCGATGAGCGCGCTGCCGCTCTTCGCCCAGACCCGCCATTTTCCAGACACCCGAAACGGCATACACCTCTTTTCCGACCAGCTCCAGGACGGGATGACCGCATCGCAATATTCGTTCGCGGCCGGCAGGTATGCGGGATGCCAGAAGATGCGCGTGAGCGACGTGCGGAAATTACGGCTGTACAACCCGACCTTCATCGTGCTGCATTACCAGCTCGGCTGCGGAAACGGTCCCGCGCCCTTCATTGACGGGGATAACTGGATATCCGACTGGGATTACGTGACCGGACAGGAGGGCTGGTTCATGCATCAGGGCGGATCACGCCTCCACCAGTCGGCGTGGGACTGGTACCTGATGGACATCAACAATGCCGCCTATCGAACATACTGGATCGAAAAATGCAAGGATCGCATGCGCGACACGGAATGCGACGGGGTCTTCGCGGACAGCTTCACCGTTGACGGCTATTTCGATCAGCTCACCCCCGCGCATCCCTGGTTTACCGATACCAACCTGTGCCTGGATAACTGGCTGCCGCGTCTTGAGTCTTATGCAGACTCCATCACGAGCAACTTCGCCGCGTCACCCGAAAGGTTTTACTTCCTGCCCAACCTCGGCGGGTTGGTGACGGGCTGGGATACCACCGACTACGCGGCGCTGGGCGATGGCGGCATGGTGGAGGGGTTCGGAGCCTGGGGGAACGGAGACTATTTCAGCCCTGATGACTGGAATCTCCAGATGACCCGCGCCCTCCAGCTCGTGCGGCTGGACAGGATCGTCATCTGCCAGTCGTACACGAGCGATGATAATCTCCGCGAGCGCATGTTCCTCGTCGGCTGCTACCTCCTCATCAAGGGGAACCATACCTATTTCAACATGATCGGCGCCGAGCACGGCGAGGAGCTGCTGTACTATCCTGAATACGGCGCCGCCCCCGGTTCATACACGGGTGAGATCCCCAGCAGCACGGCTGACCTCTACGATTCCGCCACGGGGTGTTACCGGAGGGAATATTCAAACGGCCGGGTCTTCGTCAATCCGGGAGAAACAGATGTCCACATCGGCAATCCGGGCGGCACCTACCAGCTCGTCTCCGCGAGCGGCGGCGGCTCGGTGGACACACAGGGGGGGAATGCAGGCAGCCTCTCATACAGCGCGGTGACGAGCGTCGATCTCCCGGCGCACAGCGCGGCGATACTCCTCGGCGAAGTGCCGTCTACACACCATACCGTGACGCTCGCGCTCGACCGGGCGAGCTTCTCAACCGCCGACGCGCTCACATTGAGCTGGCAGATCGGAGCGGCTTCCGGCGCACCGATACACGTCGCGGACGCCTATGTGGCGGGCATGACGCCGGGAGGAAAACTATATTTCTACAGGCGGGGATTCACCACCAAGACAGCCCCCATCGCCCCCTCGCTGCGGGTGACCGACCGCTCGGGAACACTCGGGCCGTTTTCGCTCGCCGGACTCTCTCCGGGCAACTATGCCTGGTACGCCGTGCTCGCAATCCCGGGGAGCGATCCGCGGAGCGCTTCAAACCGGCTCAGCAACCTGGGCACTATCCCCTTCGCGATCAATTGATCCATGCCGATGCCGCCACCTGGGGTTCTCAATTGGATAATGCAGCAGAAAATGTGGGCTTCTCTCAGAATACGGTCATTGCGAGGGAGTGTAATGACCGCAATGACGGCCTAAAGCCCACACTTATGTGTCCATCATCCTCAATCATGGCGCGATCACCAAGGCGGTGATCGGGACGGCGTGGGCTCCTCACCTCACCCGCCCCTTCATGGCGCGCTCGATTTCCCTCTCGGCCACACGCCTCTTGATCGTCTCCCGCTTGTCGTGGGCCTTTTTGCCTTTCGCCAGGGCCAGCTCCACCTTCGCCCTCCCCTCTTTGAAGTAGAGCTTCAAGGGGATACAAGCGAGCCCCTTCTGGGCGGTCTGCCCTTCGAGGTATGCGATCTCGCGCTTGTGGAGGAGGAGCTTCCGCTTCCTCAGTGGATCGGGATTTTCGCGATTGCCGAACTCGTACGGGCTCACGTGGGCGTTGCAGAGAAACGCTTCCCCACCCGCGACCATCCCGTAGCTGTCGTTGATGTTGGCCCTTCCCTGGCGGAGGGACTTCACCTCGGTCCCCTTGAGGGCGAGGCCCGCCTCGAATGTCTCCAGTATTTGGTAGTCGTGGCGGGCCTTCCTGTTTGTCGCAATCAGTTTGGTCTCTGTCATGGGATGAAAAAGGCCCTCATCCGACAAAAGCCCAGGTATAGAAGCGCGCTACCTAAGTTAGCCCTGCCTTTTTTGTGTGCACCTGATCTCTCTGATCAACCTGATTTTTCAGAGTAATCAGGTCAATCAGGTGCTCATCTCAAAGTTCATTGAAATTCCGAATAGGGAGATCCCACATACTCGTCATTTGAATCTTGTCATTGGGGATTTGGGATTTGTTTGGGATTCGGAATTTGGGATTTGGGATTTATTCCTATTCCTTCCCTCCCACCGTCCCCGGGACCTGATCCTCCTCCAGCTCCGCCTCCTTCCCGGATGGGCTGAGATCAACCTTTTCGGCTTCAATCGTCGCGGGCGCTTCGGCGCGCTCCCCCGAGGCCTTCTCCAGCTTGGCGCTGATCGTGAGATCATTATCAGCGAGCACGCTGATGACCCTGGCGTACTGTTTATAGCCTGGTTTCCGGATCTTCAACACGTAGCTTCCTGCCGCGAGTTTCAGGAGGGATGTCTTCCCATTGCCGATGAGGCTGTCGTTGATATAAATCTCGGCATCGGGTTCCTCGGGGACTGCTGAGATGATCACGTTTCCGTACTCCTTCTCCGCCGCGAGCTCCTTTTCATCCAGGTAGAGCGTGATAGCGCCCTTGTATTTCTTCACCTGATCGGTCACTCCCTCGTTCTCCAGAGAGAGTTTCTTGTAACAATTGGCGACGGTCACGGTTTCGACCTCGTCATCATAGCCGCGCTTGCGCGTCACGATCTCGGAAAGATCAGCGGCGATAAAATGCGCGGACGAATCACCCTCATTGACCGCCGTGTATTTGTACGGAGTGCGGCCCACATAGTGGCCGTTAAAGTAAAGGCGAGCTCCCTGAGGCATCGAATATATCCAGACCTCGCACACCGTCTTGCTCACTCCCTTCAGGTATTTTGTCGTGCAACCGAAGATCGCGCACGCGCCGAACGCCAGCCCCCACAGCATCGCCCGTTTCATTTGCCAGCTCCTTTCATGATCACACCGTCAAAGAAAAGCGGTTCCCTCTCCCCTGACTTTCATCTCCACGGCATTTTGCAATTCTATCACAAGGGTCACGCGGGGCAAATTGTTTTCAGGTGAGGCCATTGCGCGCGATCCCGAGCGGCAACTCGCCCCCCCCGCGCGGGTGCTGCGCTTAGTGGACCCGAAGGTCGGGAGGGAAATGCAGGTAGCAGTGCCGGTTGCGGGAGAGTATCGAGTAGAGCAGATCGACGGATTTACTTTCCGGGAAGGGGCTGTCGAATCCCCCGCTCATGGATGAAAAAACCAGCTCCTTCAAGCTGTCGATCGCCTCGTCAGGCGATCTGCCCAACGCATCGAGGGAGAGCTCAGGGCATCTGGCTTCGTAGTCCCCGCAGGGTCTTTCCGTAATCTCTATTGTGAGATGCAGCCGCTGAACCATAGGTACCCCATCCCACCCAGTTTTAAATATATCAAGTTTGTAGCGCACACCTGTAGCTCACCCTTTAGGGTGAGGCGCTACGCCCGTGGACAATCTTATGGCGCTATTTTCTCGCCGCACAGCTGGAGCAACTCGCTCCAGCGCCTGTCGACGTCCGCCTGTATCTCGGCGACCGCGGGCGCGTTCTCCGGCTTGAGCAGGTGCTGAAACCGCTTCTGAGTTTTGAACCATTCGATGATCGGCACTTTCGTCTTCGGCCGGTAGTTGAGCTTCCACACGCCGTTTTCGATCTCGAAGAGCGGCCAGTAGCACGTTTCGACAGCCATCCTGCACACCTCGAGCGAGTTGCTCATCGGGACGCGCCAGCCCCGGTGGCATGAGGAAAGCGCGTTTATGAATTTGGGGCCTTCGATCCTGAGCGCTTTCTGAACCTTGGTCATGAGATCGAGCCACCTGTGCGGGGAGGCCTGGGCGATGTACGGGATGCGGTGGGCGGCCATGATCCTGGTAAGATCTTTGGGATACTGCTTCTTCCCCTGCGCCGCCTTCCCCACAGGTGACGTGGACGTGGCGGCGCACATAGGTGTTGAGCCGGAGCGCTGTATCCCGGTATTCATGTACGCCTCATTGTCGTAGCAGACGTACAGCATGTCGTGGCCCCGCTCCATTGCCCCTGAGAGCGACTGGAGGCCTATGTCGTAGGTGCCGCCATCCCCGCCGAACGCGATGAACTTGATGTTCTTGCCGATCCTCCCCTGCTTCTTCAGCGACCGGTACGCTGACTCGATTCCGCTCATCGTCGCCGCGGCGTTCTCGAACGCGTTATGCATGAACGGGACGCGCCAGGCGGTATACGGGTAAATGGTCGTCACCACCTCCATGCATCCCGTGGCGCAGGCGCAGACGATCGGATCCTCGGCGGCCATGAGGACGAGCTTGATCGTGATGATGCTCCCGCAGCCGGCGCACGCCCTGTGCCCAGGGCTGATCGGTATCGGTTTCTTCGAGAGCTCCTTCAGATTGATCGCCATAACAACGTCTTTCAAACCACTGAGAACACTGAAGCCACTGAAATTATTTTTTATAACAACTCGGTTTTCAGTGTATTCAGTGCCTTCAGTGGTTAATTCAAATCTATTCCCTGACCCCCAAATGAATCGCTTGGCGCGCGTCGGCACGGCCTTCGGCCAGATCATCGAAGACAGAGCGGATCATCACGGGGCTCAGGTCCCTGCCGCCGAGGCCGTAGACGTAGTTGCACACGTCCGCGTCGCTTTTCTTATAGAGGGCCGATTTCACTTCGGGCGCGAGCGGCCCGCCAACCGCGTTAAACCCCTCAGCCCTGTCCAGCACCGCGATCGCCCTGGCGTGCCCTATCGCACGGGCCAACTCCCCATCGGGGAATGGGCGGAATACGCGCAACTTCAGGACGCCGACCTTCCGCCCCCTGTTCCTCAGCTCGTCCACCACCGATTTAACCGTGCCCGCTGCAGATCCCAGGCACAGGATGATATACTCCGCGTCGTCCGTCCGGTACTCATCGAAGAACCCGTAGCCGCGCCCCGTGAGTTTTCCGTACTCCTTCCCGATCGCCAGAATCACCTCTTTCGCGCGCGTCATCGCCTCCGCCTGCTGCTTCTTGTGTTCGAAATAGTAGTCCTGCAGGTCGAGGGCCCCGAAGGTAATCGGGTGGTCCACATCGAGCAGTGGATATGCGGGCCGCCACTCGCCGATAAACTTCTTCACCGCATCGTCGGCCAGGGTCTCGACCCTCTCGAGCGTGTGGCTTATGATGAATCCGTCGAGCGTGGGCATGACGGGAAGGAGGACGTCCGGGTGCTCGGCGATCCGCACCGCCTGCACGACATTGTCGTAGACCTCCTGGGGATTCTCGCTGTAGAGCTGTATCCAGCCGCTGTCGCGGCAGCCCATGGAATCGCTGTGGTCGCAGTGGATATTGATCGGGGCGCTGAGCGCACGGTTGACCACGGTCATCACGATCGGGAGGCGCGTGGAGGCGGCGATATACACAATCTCCCACATGAGGGCGAGGCCCTGAGAGCTCGTCGCCGTCATCACGCGCGCGCCGGCGGCGCACGCGCCCACGCAGGCGCTCATAGCGCTGTGCTCCGACTCCACGAGGACCACTTCGGTCTTCACAATGCCGTCGGCGACGAACTGCGCAAATTTCTGCATCAGCTCGGTCTGAGGCGTGATCGGGTAAGCCGCGACAACGTCAGGCTCAATCTGGCGCATCGCCTCTGCCGCGGCTTCATTTCCCGTGAGGGCTGCAATTCTTTGCATGGTATTAACTGCTCCCGCGACGACCGGGAGAGAATGATCTACCCCTTCTTCTTTGAGTGGAAGCACCCTTTCCTGTCGGCGTCCACGGATCCTTCGGTTTCCAAAACCATTTTAATCGCCTTGACGGGGCAGATGGTGGCGCAGATGCCGCACCCCTTGCAATGATCGTAGTCGTAGCCCACCATTTTCCCTCCCTCCACATCGATGCACACGTCGGGGCAAAACAGCCAGCATTGAAGGCAGTTGGTGCAGGTATCCTTATCAACGAGAGGACGATAGGTTCTCCAGCCGCCGGTTTTGTACGCGGCGGCGTTCCCCGCCTCGAGGATGAGCCCGCCGATCGCCAGTTCCTTATATCCCTTTTCCTTAGCCATTCTTCTTCACCTCGGCATAGGCCCGCCGTATGGCCCTGAGGTTGCCTTCAATCGTTTTCTGGTCAAATTTTTTCGAAAATTCACCCTTCACATCCTCGCAGAGCGCGTCCAGATCGAGCAGCCCGGCAACCTTGAGGAGCGCCCCCACCATCGGCATGTTTGGAATGGGCCTTCCTATCTCATCAAGCGCAATCTTCGTGGCATCGACGGTCCAGACCACGCCGTGGCACTGCGCGCCGAACGCCTTCCCCGGCTTCTTCGTGTTGACGATGATCGCCCCGTCGTCTTTCAGCCCCTCGCACACATCCTCGCTCCCCACCAGGCTTTCGTCGAGCACCAGCACCAGATCGGGGCTGTACACGGAGCAGTGCTCCATGATCTTTTCAGAGCTGATCCTCGTAAAACCCTTCATCGGCGCGCCCGAGCGCTCGGGGCCGTATTCCGGGAACCCCTGGCTGAATTTTCCCTCGTGTATGGCGACGGCGGCGACAAACTCGCAGGCGGTCTTGACCCCCTGCCCCCCCCGCCCGTGCCACCTGATTTCGGTGAGATTTTTCATGGTTTCAGCCTTGTGGCGAAGAAATTACGGTTGAAACATGATATCACGGAGAGAGGGGAAAGGCAAACGGAAAACCCCACCCGTGGAGAGCCGGGCCCACCGCGAGCTACATCTCCTGTCGGCCGTCCAGGGCTTTGCTGATCGTCACCACGTCGCTGAAATCGAGGCTGCTCCCCATCGGGATCCCGTGGGCGATGCGGGTCACCTTCACCGGGGACGCCTTCAGCGCCTTGGCGAGATAGAGGGCCGTCGCTTCACCCTCGACATCGGAGCCGGTTGCGATGATGACCTCCTTGATGCCGCCCCGCTTCACCCGCTCGATGAGCTCCTTTATCCGCAGGGCGTCCGGCCCGACGTTGTCGAGAGGGGCTATTTTCCCCATGAGGACGTGGTAGAGGCCGCGGTAGCTCCCCGCCTTCTCTACCGCCACCATGTCAGCCGGGCACTCGACGACGCAGAGGGTATGGGAGTCACGGCGCGCATCGGAGCAGATCGGGCAGGGGTCAGCTTCCGCCACGCTGTAGCAGACCGAGCAGTGGTGAATTTTCTTCCTCAGCTCCGCGAGCGCTGCGGCGAGTTCGGCGCTGTCAGACGCAGGCGCCTTGAGGAGGTGGAAGACAATCCGCTCCGCGCTGCGCGGCCCTATGCCGGGGAGCTTGGTAAGCTCCTTGATGAGTTTCGCAATTGGCTGGGGGTAGCGCATAATCAAATCCCAAATCCCAAAATAGAATGAATAAGAAGGCCGACTCTTAAAACCGGCGAGGCTGGAATAATGATCATGTATAGGAAACCGTAAAGAGATCGGTGACACTGTTAAAAGGGCAGGGGCAGATCCCCGGCGATTTTCTTCATTGATTCGGCGGCGAGCCCCTTTACCTTCTCCCGGGCTTGGTGTGCTGCTTCGAGCACCATCTCTTCGAGCGCGCGCGCGTCGCCACGGGCGAGCAACTCAGGCCCGATGGTGACCTTCGTGATCTTCATCGTGCCATCCATCCTGACGCTCACCGGCCCCTTGCACGAGGTGCCCTCCGCCTCCACTCCCGCGAGTCCCTCGCTCACCTTGCCCATCTCGCGCTTCAGCTTGTGGGCCTGCTTGAGCATATCGAATATGTTCGCCACGAACCATTCCTCCAGGGCAACCGCTATTTCTTAATGTCAATCACCTGCGCCTGGAACATCTCCAGTGCCGACTGGATCAGGGGATTCTTCTTAAGGTTCTGGATCTCCTTGCGCGGGGCGGAGCCTCGCTCCACTGTTTCTTTCTTCTCTATTTTCTTTTTGATGTCAAAACGGATGCCAACGTCAGCCCCGAGCCTCTCGCAGAGGATATTCTTCAGAAGCTTTTTATGCTGGGGGTGATCCAAGGAATCGCGGTGATACGCGCGATCCTCCGCGAACTCAACACACAGCACCCCCTCCGCGAATTCCGCCGGCCTCCCCTCAATGAGATAGGATTTCAGCAGCGGCCGGACTGTCGCAACACGCTCCAGCACCTCAGACCAGACCGCATGGACGCGAGCCAGCACCTCTCCATCAGCTGGTGGGCTGCGACGAGGCCCCTCAGTATCACCAGCCACCTGCGGGACTTGAGGTTTCACCGGGGCTGCGGCAGCAGGCGCGTCCGGTGGAGTATCATTCTTGACTTCCGCGGCGGCGCCTCTCCCGGCCGTAGCCTTCTTCGCCTCCGCGCGATCCCTCCCCGCCGAGGACGCGGATGGCCTGAAGAGATCTCCTGCCGCGCCATGGGCATCGCCCGGGGGGTTACTATCCTCCGCTGATCCCGTGAGCCTGCGCTCGAGCATCCTGATCTTATTCAGAATCTCGGGGAGCGAGGCAACCTCTTTCACCTTCGCCGCCTTCAAGAAGGCCAGCTCCAGGAGGATCCTCGGCGAGAGGGCCCACTTCATCTGCTGATCGGCCCTCGTGAGCACCTCCAGCACATAGAGTATCCCTTCCAGTGTTATTTTTTTGCTCTGGCTCGAGATCGCTTTCCACGCCTCCGGAGAGACACCCGCCCCGCCCTCATCGCCTCCCTGTACCAGAACGAGCATGATGGACCTCATGTACGTGATCCAGTCAGCGAGGAAGAGGGGCAGCTCCTTGCCCTCCCCGGCGATGGCCCCGATGAGTTCGAGCCCCTTGCGGAAATCGCCATTGATGAGGGCGTCCGTCATCTCACGGAGGACGGATTCCTTCACGAGCCCGAGCATGGAGATGACATCCTCCTCTCCTATCCTCCCCTCGGAAAATGAGACGAGTTGATCCAGGATGCTCTCCGCGTCCCTCATGCTCCCCTGGGCGTAGCGGGCGATCGCGAAACAGGCCTCCTCATCGATGGAGATCTTCTCTGATTTCGCGATGCGGGTGAGGCGGTCGACAATCTCTTTCGGAGAGATGCTGCGCAGGTCAAAACGCTGGCAGCGGGAGAGGATCGTCGCCGGAACCTTGTGCGGCTCGGTCGTGGCGAAGAAGAACTTCACGTGCGGGGGTGGCTCCTCGAGCGTCTTGAGGAGGGCATTGAACGCGTCCGTGGTGATCTGGTGGACTTCATCGATGATGTAAATCTTATACCTGCTGGAGCTCGGGGCAAACTTCACATTCTCCCTGAGCTCGCGAATCTGATCGATGCCCCTGTTCGACGCGCCGTCAATCTCCAGCACGTCCATGCTGTTGCCGGCGATAATCCCCTTGCACGAGGGGCAACGGTCGCAGGGGGCGGCGGCTGAGCCCTTCTCGCAATTGAGCGCCTTCGCCAGTATGCGCGCCATGCTCGTCTTGCCGATGCCCCGGGGCCCGGTAAAGAGGTATGCGTGCGCCACCCGGTCCCTGGCGATTGCGTTTTTGAGCGTCGTGGTGACATGCTCCTGGCCCACGACCTCGTCGAACTGCTGCGGCCGCCACTTCCGCGCGAGTACCTGGTACTCCATAATAACTCCTTAATAAAAATACTAGGAAACCACTGAGAACACTGAAGACGTTGAATTCATGGGATATTAATTGGTCCTTTCAGTGTACTCAGTGCCCTCAGTGGTTCATACTCAGTTGTTCTTTTTCCGTGGTGATTGTAGCATAGCGGGCGTTTTCTCACCAGTTGTCCTGAAGCTCCCGACCCCGAGTTCGAATTCTCCAAGGTGTTTCATGAAAAGCGCCGGGGTTGAGGTATAGGTGATCGTGTAGAACCTATCCCCCTTGATGAGCATCACCTGCTTGCTCTGGATCTCAGTTTCCATCTCCTGATGGCGCGCGGAGAGGCAGAAGGCCTTTGCCCCGTCCAGTTCACGCCACTCCTCTGCCGTCACCGAGTAGCCGGGGTAGCTCTGCCGGAACATATCTTTCATTTCTTTCACCGCAGCCTCGGTGAGTTCTTTCTGCCCGCCGGCAGAGGCCCAGGTAACGCTCATGTTCATGCCGGGATCAGCGCGGCAGAAGAAGATGACGTCTATGGGCCGGATATCTCCCTCGTGCCTCGCCCAACCCTCAGGGCAGGTGATACGATACCCGCCGCTGCTGCTCACGTACTCGCGCTTT is part of the Candidatus Auribacterota bacterium genome and harbors:
- the smpB gene encoding SsrA-binding protein SmpB gives rise to the protein MTETKLIATNRKARHDYQILETFEAGLALKGTEVKSLRQGRANINDSYGMVAGGEAFLCNAHVSPYEFGNRENPDPLRKRKLLLHKREIAYLEGQTAQKGLACIPLKLYFKEGRAKVELALAKGKKAHDKRETIKRRVAEREIERAMKGRVR
- a CDS encoding thiamine pyrophosphate-dependent enzyme; translated protein: MAINLKELSKKPIPISPGHRACAGCGSIITIKLVLMAAEDPIVCACATGCMEVVTTIYPYTAWRVPFMHNAFENAAATMSGIESAYRSLKKQGRIGKNIKFIAFGGDGGTYDIGLQSLSGAMERGHDMLYVCYDNEAYMNTGIQRSGSTPMCAATSTSPVGKAAQGKKQYPKDLTRIMAAHRIPYIAQASPHRWLDLMTKVQKALRIEGPKFINALSSCHRGWRVPMSNSLEVCRMAVETCYWPLFEIENGVWKLNYRPKTKVPIIEWFKTQKRFQHLLKPENAPAVAEIQADVDRRWSELLQLCGEKIAP
- the dnaX gene encoding DNA polymerase III subunit gamma/tau, giving the protein MEYQVLARKWRPQQFDEVVGQEHVTTTLKNAIARDRVAHAYLFTGPRGIGKTSMARILAKALNCEKGSAAAPCDRCPSCKGIIAGNSMDVLEIDGASNRGIDQIRELRENVKFAPSSSRYKIYIIDEVHQITTDAFNALLKTLEEPPPHVKFFFATTEPHKVPATILSRCQRFDLRSISPKEIVDRLTRIAKSEKISIDEEACFAIARYAQGSMRDAESILDQLVSFSEGRIGEEDVISMLGLVKESVLREMTDALINGDFRKGLELIGAIAGEGKELPLFLADWITYMRSIMLVLVQGGDEGGAGVSPEAWKAISSQSKKITLEGILYVLEVLTRADQQMKWALSPRILLELAFLKAAKVKEVASLPEILNKIRMLERRLTGSAEDSNPPGDAHGAAGDLFRPSASSAGRDRAEAKKATAGRGAAAEVKNDTPPDAPAAAAPVKPQVPQVAGDTEGPRRSPPADGEVLARVHAVWSEVLERVATVRPLLKSYLIEGRPAEFAEGVLCVEFAEDRAYHRDSLDHPQHKKLLKNILCERLGADVGIRFDIKKKIEKKETVERGSAPRKEIQNLKKNPLIQSALEMFQAQVIDIKK
- a CDS encoding PEGA domain-containing protein yields the protein MKRAMLWGLAFGACAIFGCTTKYLKGVSKTVCEVWIYSMPQGARLYFNGHYVGRTPYKYTAVNEGDSSAHFIAADLSEIVTRKRGYDDEVETVTVANCYKKLSLENEGVTDQVKKYKGAITLYLDEKELAAEKEYGNVIISAVPEEPDAEIYINDSLIGNGKTSLLKLAAGSYVLKIRKPGYKQYARVISVLADNDLTISAKLEKASGERAEAPATIEAEKVDLSPSGKEAELEEDQVPGTVGGKE
- a CDS encoding putative glycoside hydrolase — encoded protein: MKRILAAAQFTLIAMSALPLFAQTRHFPDTRNGIHLFSDQLQDGMTASQYSFAAGRYAGCQKMRVSDVRKLRLYNPTFIVLHYQLGCGNGPAPFIDGDNWISDWDYVTGQEGWFMHQGGSRLHQSAWDWYLMDINNAAYRTYWIEKCKDRMRDTECDGVFADSFTVDGYFDQLTPAHPWFTDTNLCLDNWLPRLESYADSITSNFAASPERFYFLPNLGGLVTGWDTTDYAALGDGGMVEGFGAWGNGDYFSPDDWNLQMTRALQLVRLDRIVICQSYTSDDNLRERMFLVGCYLLIKGNHTYFNMIGAEHGEELLYYPEYGAAPGSYTGEIPSSTADLYDSATGCYRREYSNGRVFVNPGETDVHIGNPGGTYQLVSASGGGSVDTQGGNAGSLSYSAVTSVDLPAHSAAILLGEVPSTHHTVTLALDRASFSTADALTLSWQIGAASGAPIHVADAYVAGMTPGGKLYFYRRGFTTKTAPIAPSLRVTDRSGTLGPFSLAGLSPGNYAWYAVLAIPGSDPRSASNRLSNLGTIPFAIN
- the porA gene encoding pyruvate ferredoxin oxidoreductase; amino-acid sequence: MQRIAALTGNEAAAEAMRQIEPDVVAAYPITPQTELMQKFAQFVADGIVKTEVVLVESEHSAMSACVGACAAGARVMTATSSQGLALMWEIVYIAASTRLPIVMTVVNRALSAPINIHCDHSDSMGCRDSGWIQLYSENPQEVYDNVVQAVRIAEHPDVLLPVMPTLDGFIISHTLERVETLADDAVKKFIGEWRPAYPLLDVDHPITFGALDLQDYYFEHKKQQAEAMTRAKEVILAIGKEYGKLTGRGYGFFDEYRTDDAEYIILCLGSAAGTVKSVVDELRNRGRKVGVLKLRVFRPFPDGELARAIGHARAIAVLDRAEGFNAVGGPLAPEVKSALYKKSDADVCNYVYGLGGRDLSPVMIRSVFDDLAEGRADARQAIHLGVRE
- a CDS encoding 2-oxoacid:acceptor oxidoreductase family protein, translated to MKNLTEIRWHGRGGQGVKTACEFVAAVAIHEGKFSQGFPEYGPERSGAPMKGFTRISSEKIMEHCSVYSPDLVLVLDESLVGSEDVCEGLKDDGAIIVNTKKPGKAFGAQCHGVVWTVDATKIALDEIGRPIPNMPMVGALLKVAGLLDLDALCEDVKGEFSKKFDQKTIEGNLRAIRRAYAEVKKNG
- a CDS encoding 4Fe-4S binding protein; amino-acid sequence: MAKEKGYKELAIGGLILEAGNAAAYKTGGWRTYRPLVDKDTCTNCLQCWLFCPDVCIDVEGGKMVGYDYDHCKGCGICATICPVKAIKMVLETEGSVDADRKGCFHSKKKG
- the recR gene encoding recombination mediator RecR — its product is MRYPQPIAKLIKELTKLPGIGPRSAERIVFHLLKAPASDSAELAAALAELRKKIHHCSVCYSVAEADPCPICSDARRDSHTLCVVECPADMVAVEKAGSYRGLYHVLMGKIAPLDNVGPDALRIKELIERVKRGGIKEVIIATGSDVEGEATALYLAKALKASPVKVTRIAHGIPMGSSLDFSDVVTISKALDGRQEM
- a CDS encoding DcrB-related protein produces the protein MKAEKREYVSSSGGYRITCPEGWARHEGDIRPIDVIFFCRADPGMNMSVTWASAGGQKELTEAAVKEMKDMFRQSYPGYSVTAEEWRELDGAKAFCLSARHQEMETEIQSKQVMLIKGDRFYTITYTSTPALFMKHLGEFELGVGSFRTTGEKTPAMLQSPRKKNN
- a CDS encoding YbaB/EbfC family nucleoid-associated protein; the protein is MANIFDMLKQAHKLKREMGKVSEGLAGVEAEGTSCKGPVSVRMDGTMKITKVTIGPELLARGDARALEEMVLEAAHQAREKVKGLAAESMKKIAGDLPLPF